Proteins encoded within one genomic window of Nitrospira sp.:
- a CDS encoding type II/IV secretion system protein, whose amino-acid sequence MDTLTAILRRRDLLTTEQLDELSLRAQGSPRTLARLIAEDRLLSEASLAEVLAEQAGVPYRGLEDYRVDFDAFPTIPVDWMRQHGFVPLDDRDRVLTIAVSDPTDLKTLDLLERLLGRDLSLCVAPPSAIADALKESERNSHVVARITEEFRPVLIHENEQGEEVLSQETIPQDQSPIVRLVDTIVKNALQKRASDIHIEPADGVTEVKYRIDGVLYLAMEPLDLRFHNPLVSRIKVMSELDIAERRVPQDGRFKLRIEQRTIDFRVSIIPSVYGESVVIRILAKEEFTAANKGLHLDSLGLKPEDLARFRRAITASYGMVLVTGPTGSGKTTTLYAALNEVNTKEDKVLTIEDPVEYQLKGVVQIPVNEKKGLTFAKGLRSILRHDPDKIMVGEIRDAETAQIAIQSALTGHLVFTTVHANNAFDVIGRFVNMGIEPYNFVASLNCIMAQRLVRKLCASCKVPITVSPDQCVQLGFDPTLFVGKVLYGDKGCVDCHGLGFRGRHAITEFLPVTDRIKDLILEKKPPSEIRQAALDAGMTSLREAGIAKILAGETTMKEVNRMTFLG is encoded by the coding sequence ATGGATACCTTGACCGCCATCCTTCGACGTCGCGATCTGCTCACGACAGAGCAGCTCGACGAGCTGTCGTTGCGCGCGCAGGGCTCGCCGCGCACCTTGGCCCGTTTGATCGCTGAGGACAGACTCCTGTCAGAAGCCAGCCTGGCGGAAGTGTTGGCCGAACAGGCTGGAGTGCCCTACCGTGGGCTCGAGGACTACCGCGTCGATTTCGATGCCTTTCCCACCATCCCGGTGGACTGGATGCGGCAACATGGGTTTGTGCCGCTGGACGACCGCGACCGGGTGCTGACGATCGCCGTCTCGGACCCGACCGACCTCAAGACATTGGACCTGCTCGAGCGCTTGTTGGGACGAGACCTCTCGCTCTGTGTGGCACCGCCCAGCGCGATTGCCGACGCGCTCAAGGAGAGCGAGCGGAACAGCCACGTCGTTGCGCGGATCACCGAAGAGTTTCGTCCGGTGCTCATTCACGAGAACGAGCAGGGCGAAGAAGTGCTGTCGCAGGAAACGATCCCGCAGGATCAGAGCCCGATCGTCCGCCTCGTGGACACCATCGTGAAGAATGCGTTGCAGAAACGAGCCAGCGACATTCACATCGAGCCGGCCGATGGGGTGACAGAAGTCAAATACCGGATCGATGGGGTGCTCTATCTCGCTATGGAGCCGCTCGACCTCCGATTTCATAATCCCTTGGTATCCCGCATCAAGGTCATGTCGGAACTCGATATCGCCGAGCGCCGGGTGCCGCAGGACGGCCGGTTCAAGCTGCGTATTGAGCAACGGACCATTGATTTTCGCGTCTCCATCATTCCCAGTGTCTATGGCGAATCGGTCGTCATTCGTATTTTGGCGAAGGAAGAATTCACGGCAGCCAACAAAGGGCTGCACCTCGACTCGCTGGGGTTGAAGCCGGAGGATTTGGCCAGATTTCGCCGGGCGATCACGGCCTCCTACGGGATGGTGCTGGTGACCGGCCCGACGGGGAGCGGCAAGACGACCACCCTCTACGCCGCCCTCAACGAAGTGAATACCAAAGAAGACAAGGTACTCACGATCGAAGATCCCGTGGAGTATCAGTTGAAAGGCGTGGTGCAGATTCCGGTGAACGAGAAAAAGGGTCTCACCTTCGCCAAGGGGCTCCGGTCAATCTTGCGCCACGATCCCGATAAGATCATGGTGGGCGAAATTCGCGATGCCGAAACGGCGCAGATCGCCATCCAATCCGCCCTGACCGGCCACCTCGTCTTTACGACGGTCCATGCGAACAATGCGTTCGACGTGATCGGACGCTTCGTAAACATGGGGATCGAGCCCTACAACTTCGTGGCATCCTTGAACTGCATCATGGCGCAACGCCTGGTCCGGAAACTCTGTGCGTCCTGCAAGGTCCCGATCACAGTCAGCCCGGACCAGTGCGTGCAACTCGGATTCGACCCGACCCTGTTCGTGGGCAAGGTCCTCTATGGGGATAAAGGTTGCGTGGACTGTCACGGGTTGGGGTTTCGTGGGCGCCATGCGATCACGGAGTTTCTTCCGGTCACGGACCGGATCAAGGATCTCATCCTCGAGAAGAAACCCCCGTCCGAGATTCGACAGGCTGCACTCGATGCCGGGATGACGAGTCTGCGGGAGGCGGGGATCGCCAAGATCTTGGCGGGGGAGACCACGATGAAAGAAGTCAACCGCATGACGTTTTTGGGGTGA
- the pilO gene encoding type 4a pilus biogenesis protein PilO yields the protein MRFPSFPVVTVPKAALRRLLPLTVLTGLSVAVAVVSYVYGLKPAEARLDAIERAYHSAKQVQTALQQTRAQQVQVRAAQRQLETERAALPTRAEFSSLALAVSELAKREQVTIPGMSYDMQKKDGPQLVKATMAFRATGDYAAIYRFVHRLETAERYLVIESLDVAGEHMRETAATRVVVNITVTTYLRHEAV from the coding sequence ATGAGGTTTCCTAGTTTCCCCGTCGTCACCGTGCCAAAGGCGGCCTTGCGGCGGCTCTTGCCGCTCACGGTCCTCACCGGGCTTTCCGTCGCCGTCGCCGTCGTGAGCTATGTCTACGGATTGAAGCCGGCTGAAGCGCGTCTGGACGCCATCGAGCGGGCGTACCACTCGGCGAAGCAGGTCCAGACGGCGTTGCAGCAGACCAGAGCCCAACAGGTGCAAGTGCGAGCGGCGCAGCGACAGCTGGAGACCGAGCGCGCTGCGTTGCCGACGCGCGCAGAATTTTCATCGTTGGCGCTGGCCGTCTCGGAACTGGCCAAACGCGAACAGGTCACGATTCCAGGCATGAGCTATGACATGCAGAAGAAGGACGGGCCTCAGCTCGTCAAGGCTACGATGGCATTCCGAGCCACGGGGGATTATGCGGCGATCTATCGATTTGTGCATCGCTTGGAAACGGCCGAGCGTTATCTGGTCATCGAGAGTTTGGATGTGGCAGGAGAACACATGCGAGAGACGGCGGCCACACGAGTGGTCGTGAATATCACAGTGACCACCTATCTCCGGCACGAGGCGGTGTGA
- a CDS encoding prepilin-type N-terminal cleavage/methylation domain-containing protein → MTSAAGFTLVELMSVVTIVGILATLAVPNYQQSVIKARETALKHTLFTLRDVIDKYRADKGTYPSALTDLVTAGYLRSVPTDPLTGSTTTWQAIQDSVESGIFDVHSGSPFVSIIDGKPYNEW, encoded by the coding sequence TTGACGAGCGCGGCGGGATTCACCTTGGTGGAGCTCATGAGCGTTGTGACGATCGTCGGGATTCTGGCGACCTTGGCGGTGCCAAACTATCAGCAGAGTGTCATCAAGGCACGGGAGACGGCGCTCAAACACACCCTGTTTACCTTGCGCGATGTGATCGACAAATACCGAGCCGATAAAGGTACGTATCCGTCAGCCCTGACTGATCTGGTCACAGCTGGATATCTTCGGTCCGTACCGACCGATCCGCTCACGGGATCCACCACTACGTGGCAGGCAATCCAGGACTCCGTCGAGAGCGGGATCTTCGACGTGCACAGTGGAAGTCCATTCGTGTCCATCATCGACGGCAAGCCTTATAACGAGTGGTAG
- a CDS encoding LysM peptidoglycan-binding domain-containing protein codes for MALRIVLMGATLGGCATASEVPVLHGIHEAERALQLMQEREKELTALRAELAATRIAAAKQEAELHDLRTSVVQLRQENGESHQALVEAKRALDTRDRELTAMKMEHERPVQASVPTSDKEHDLTALHHTVASLSQELGTIKAAMAQISRPPPAAAASSGDLMAAALSSQPALSVRRPASAWNHEKTHGMIPAVHRLGEDDQRPRPSWITVQPGESWWTLARKHHTTIKALRRVNGRVGDALMVGDVLRLP; via the coding sequence GTGGCTCTGCGAATCGTGCTGATGGGCGCGACGCTCGGGGGATGTGCCACCGCGTCAGAGGTGCCGGTGCTCCATGGCATCCACGAGGCGGAGCGCGCGCTGCAGTTGATGCAGGAGCGTGAGAAGGAATTGACCGCGCTCCGAGCCGAGCTGGCCGCGACTCGCATCGCTGCCGCGAAGCAGGAGGCGGAGCTCCATGACCTGCGCACCTCCGTGGTCCAGTTGCGACAGGAGAACGGGGAGTCGCATCAGGCGCTCGTGGAGGCGAAGCGAGCTCTTGATACCCGTGACCGTGAACTAACGGCGATGAAGATGGAACATGAACGACCGGTCCAGGCCTCCGTGCCAACGAGTGACAAGGAACATGATCTGACGGCGTTGCACCACACGGTGGCGTCACTGAGCCAGGAACTGGGGACCATCAAGGCAGCGATGGCCCAGATCAGTCGTCCGCCGCCGGCTGCAGCAGCGTCATCAGGTGACCTGATGGCCGCAGCCCTTTCGAGCCAGCCGGCACTCAGTGTCCGTCGCCCCGCTTCTGCCTGGAACCATGAGAAGACCCACGGCATGATCCCGGCGGTGCATCGTCTTGGCGAGGACGACCAGCGGCCGCGACCCTCGTGGATCACGGTGCAACCGGGTGAGAGTTGGTGGACGTTAGCTCGGAAGCATCACACAACCATCAAGGCGTTGCGTAGGGTCAATGGTCGAGTCGGCGATGCCCTCATGGTCGGTGACGTGCTCCGGCTTCCATAA
- a CDS encoding PilN domain-containing protein codes for MFTATFRFAPRVGVPSRSLSIAPGCLPVLRGVQWGLAGLLLGSSLLTAMMWMTRQAIDDDATRYAEAGERTTALNQAFTAQLERDQLTLSAAQVAGIQQEIRVVNQLAEKRDFSWTQLLADLEEALPSGISVSRIQRDGNTSALTITGHVTGMDTLQRLLSALQAHAGFHDPVLHRHDLSESSGSAGRGVRDSSGVDFSVTVQYRGMGGKRGSHEVS; via the coding sequence TTGTTTACAGCGACCTTCCGTTTTGCTCCACGCGTGGGCGTGCCATCCCGTTCGCTTTCCATTGCGCCGGGCTGTCTGCCCGTGCTGCGCGGCGTTCAATGGGGACTGGCTGGTCTCCTCCTTGGCTCCAGCCTGCTCACGGCGATGATGTGGATGACGAGACAGGCCATCGACGACGACGCGACTCGGTACGCCGAAGCCGGGGAGCGGACGACGGCGCTCAATCAAGCATTTACCGCACAACTGGAACGGGACCAGCTCACGCTCTCCGCTGCGCAGGTGGCGGGGATCCAGCAGGAGATTCGCGTGGTGAATCAGCTGGCCGAGAAGCGGGACTTTTCGTGGACGCAGTTGCTGGCTGACTTGGAAGAGGCCCTGCCGAGTGGCATCTCGGTCAGCCGTATTCAGCGGGATGGGAATACCTCCGCCCTCACGATCACTGGCCATGTGACCGGTATGGACACGTTACAGCGGCTCCTCTCCGCATTGCAGGCCCACGCCGGCTTTCACGACCCGGTCCTCCATCGCCATGACCTCAGCGAGTCTTCCGGTTCCGCCGGGAGAGGTGTACGGGACAGCTCGGGCGTGGACTTCTCGGTGACCGTGCAGTATCGCGGGATGGGTGGGAAAAGAGGTTCGCATGAGGTTTCCTAG
- a CDS encoding IS110 family transposase, which translates to MTTEIRQVASTIESQAAADPQAQLLQTVPGIGAYSALLIMSEIGDIQRFPDSRRLCSHARLVPSVHASGGKTRLGRLPKQGSSWLRWILVELSVHAINGAPQFRSLYYRVAKKHGANTGRVAAARAMLKEIYAMLTKQEPFRPIAKGFPGQRPGVMVH; encoded by the coding sequence TTGACCACCGAGATTCGTCAGGTCGCCTCCACCATTGAGAGCCAGGCTGCGGCCGACCCGCAGGCTCAATTGCTGCAAACGGTGCCGGGCATCGGCGCCTACTCGGCGTTGCTCATTATGAGTGAGATCGGGGACATTCAGCGATTTCCCGACAGTCGCCGGCTCTGCTCGCATGCCAGACTCGTGCCGTCCGTGCATGCGTCGGGTGGAAAGACCCGCTTGGGGCGGCTGCCGAAGCAAGGTTCGTCGTGGCTCCGGTGGATTCTGGTGGAGCTCTCTGTGCACGCGATCAACGGTGCGCCTCAGTTCCGCTCGCTGTACTACCGAGTCGCGAAAAAACATGGCGCGAATACGGGGCGAGTTGCGGCGGCACGAGCGATGTTGAAGGAGATCTATGCGATGTTGACGAAGCAGGAGCCGTTTCGTCCGATCGCGAAGGGGTTCCCCGGTCAGCGCCCTGGGGTCATGGTCCACTGA